A DNA window from Verrucomicrobiales bacterium contains the following coding sequences:
- a CDS encoding phage tail sheath family protein — MPNTIKTPGVFITEKNAFPNSVVQVATAIPAFIGYTPQAHPVYRGRSCARTPIRIESFGDFLAHFAVQTTPSHGGPPEIAPDDQQYAPRYHAIPAKQGSGGDITLSGQHYDLEPDPGSVYYLFSSLKLFFQNGGGPCYVISIGSYGPISGKPKAKDEALINPNVLYADLKAGLDLLLTEQEPTMIVIPDAALLSRGEHASLMQDVLRQCGAMRSRIGIVDVPGGDAPDPASWMSDDILPFRIAIGTEFLSYGAAYYPFLRTSIVSEADIGMANLGGPSVLAGLLPEAAAEPVKTLLATAANPPAANALTPVQLESALRGASKSYSALVQGVLGKINTLPPSAAMAGIYAATDDSRGVWAAPARVGINALGVTLAISDAAQSDLNIDAASGKSINAIRYFPGKGVMPWGARTLDGNSNEWRYISVRRTLIMIEQSLQLATQAYVFEPNTENTWVTIASMASNFLDNLWKQGAFVGAKPEEAFSVAIGLGRTMTAQDILDGSLRLMVLVAVLRPAEFLAVQIHQKMQPS; from the coding sequence ATGCCCAACACTATCAAGACCCCCGGGGTCTTCATCACTGAGAAAAATGCGTTCCCGAACTCGGTGGTTCAGGTCGCAACGGCGATTCCCGCGTTTATTGGCTACACGCCCCAGGCCCATCCCGTCTACAGGGGACGGTCGTGCGCCAGAACACCGATCAGGATCGAGTCATTTGGGGACTTCTTAGCTCACTTCGCGGTTCAAACGACGCCTAGCCATGGCGGGCCGCCTGAGATCGCTCCCGATGACCAGCAGTATGCGCCTCGTTATCACGCCATTCCTGCGAAGCAGGGAAGCGGAGGGGACATCACCCTCTCGGGGCAACACTACGACCTCGAGCCCGACCCCGGCTCCGTCTACTACTTGTTCTCCTCCCTGAAGCTCTTCTTTCAAAATGGCGGCGGACCTTGTTATGTGATTTCGATCGGTTCTTATGGACCCATTTCCGGAAAACCCAAGGCTAAGGACGAAGCCCTGATCAACCCTAACGTCCTGTACGCGGATCTTAAGGCTGGACTGGATCTGCTGCTGACTGAGCAGGAACCGACGATGATTGTCATTCCTGATGCGGCGTTGCTGAGCCGCGGGGAGCACGCGTCCTTGATGCAAGATGTGCTGCGGCAGTGTGGCGCGATGCGAAGTCGCATCGGCATCGTGGACGTGCCCGGTGGCGACGCTCCGGATCCGGCCAGCTGGATGTCGGACGACATTCTGCCTTTCCGGATCGCGATCGGGACCGAGTTCCTTAGCTATGGTGCCGCTTACTACCCCTTCTTGCGCACCTCCATTGTCTCCGAAGCCGACATTGGCATGGCGAACCTCGGCGGGCCTTCCGTCCTGGCAGGGCTGCTGCCGGAAGCTGCTGCTGAACCGGTGAAAACCTTGCTGGCGACTGCTGCAAATCCACCCGCGGCGAATGCTCTAACGCCTGTTCAGCTCGAGAGTGCCCTCCGCGGCGCCAGTAAATCCTATTCGGCGCTCGTTCAGGGGGTGTTGGGCAAGATCAACACTCTGCCGCCAAGTGCGGCGATGGCTGGAATCTACGCCGCGACAGACGACAGCCGTGGCGTTTGGGCGGCGCCAGCTCGTGTGGGCATCAACGCCTTGGGTGTAACACTTGCTATCTCCGACGCGGCTCAATCGGACCTGAACATTGACGCCGCATCCGGAAAGTCGATCAATGCCATCCGTTACTTTCCAGGTAAGGGAGTCATGCCGTGGGGAGCCCGCACTTTGGATGGCAACAGCAATGAGTGGCGGTATATTTCGGTGCGGCGAACTCTCATCATGATCGAGCAATCGCTGCAGTTGGCAACGCAGGCCTATGTCTTCGAGCCCAACACGGAGAACACTTGGGTGACGATAGCGAGCATGGCGAGCAACTTCCTCGACAACTTGTGGAAACAAGGCGCCTTCGTGGGGGCCAAGCCGGAGGAGGCGTTCAGTGTGGCCATCGGCCTGGGAAGAACCATGACAGCGCAGGACATCCTGGATGGCTCCCTGAGGCTGATGGTCCTGGTGGCGGTCCTGCGTCCGGCCGAGTTCCTGGCGGTTCAGATCCATCAGAAGATGCAGCCCAGCTAG